The nucleotide sequence TCCTGGCTCTACTTTACGAAATAGAGTTCCCGAAAAGTTGCCAATTGAAACTGAAGAATTATCTGACTCCGTAGTCCTCCAAGAAATAATTTATAACGAGGGAAGATTTAATGAACCAAGTAAAAAGAAGGTTTTAACTATCAATGAAGTTCAAATCAGAGAACAAAGGTTAGATTTTAACTATTCTGATGATAGTCTCGAAATTGGATTTTGGACTGAAGATAAGATTAGAAAGAAAGTAGGAATATTGAACTTCAATTCTTGGTGTCAAATAAAAACAAATAGAAGATTCCCAATGGAATACACTTGGGGGTACTATAAAATTATTTACAATATTTTTTATGGTGACTTGAACAAGGCAAAAGATTTTATGGAAACCAAGAAACAGGAAATTGAAATGGATTTTCAATCTCTTCTCAAATAAATACAGCTAACATTGTGTAAAAATGCATTAAAACGCATTTTACACTAATCGTTAGCGGTCATTGTAGGACGACCGGAAACAACACGATAAATTGACAAATAAAATATGGCAAAAAGTAAATTAATGGAAATGCACAATGTTGGCATTGTTGTAGAATCACTTGACAATGCAATTGAATTTTTCACAGAAATTGGGTTGATACTTGAAGGAAGAATGATGGTTGAAGGTGAATGGGCAGGACGGGTAACCGGACTTGGCGACCAATCTGTTGAAGTAGCTATGATGGTTACTCCTGACGGACACTCCCGACTTGAACTTTCACAGTTTCTACGTCCACAAACAATTGCTGACCACAGAACGAATCCGGTGAATTCACTTGGCTATCTAAGAGTAATGTTTAGGGTTGACAACCTTGACGAACTTTTGGGCAGACTTGAAAAACACGGTGGTAAAGTCGTTGATGAAGTTGTTCAGTTTGGTGACGTTTATAGACTCTGCTACATTCGTGGAGTAGAAGGATTGCTTATTGGCTTAGCTGAACAACTTGGTAACACAAAAGCAACAGACATTTTAGAAGACAATGAGTGAGAAAACAACGAACCGCTATCACGGGTTTTGCGTCAGGCGGCTGACGTGTAAACTTGGAGCTTTGTGCTACTAATGAACTTTAGTAATAAATTGAAACTTTGTGCTCCGAAACCCGCCCGAACGCAAAGCCCCGAACCGTTAGCACACATTTAAAAAACACTATGGACGAAATCAAATCTTTTGAAGATTCATTAAATAAGGCTGATCAAGTACACTTTCATTTAACCAGAGATTATAATAAAGAACCATCGGCAATAAAACTTGGATTTAAAGAGCCTAAAGATGGCATACATGGATACGGAGGAATTCATACATTATTCAAAAATCTTGAGACTATACTTGTCATATTCATGGATAATTCTGATAATATTGATTTGTCAATAGTTAGCAAACAAACAGCTAGTGCTCTTAATATAAAAAACTTAAAATTTGACAAGTTGAACTTAGAAGAATACTTAAGATATGAACCTAAAGATCGAAAGCTTATAATTTTAATTGGTCCAAATCCTTCAAGTGACTTTAATGTTGTTTTACCTCAAGAAATGACAAGTCCTTTGGTGCTTGATAAATATTCTACAAGTCAACGACAAGGGTGATTAAATTAGATTATCAGGTTAGGTTTGGGTATATAGAATTTAAAAAATGGAAGGTGAGGATCTAATAAAATCTGCAATTGGTAAAAAGCTTAAGAATGGCAAGGTTCAGTCTTTTTATTTAGATAATAAATTGAGTGAAAGAATCAACGTAACTTTTTTAGAATTTGATAATTGGATAAGGATAGTTACAACAGATGAAGTTACAAGCTTAACAACTGAAGCTTCTGACTTAGAAAGACTAGAATTTGGAGATGAAGAGTTTAAGTATAAAATTGAAGCAATAGAGGTTTATTTTCCTGAATTCAAAAAGTACATTGGTAAATCATTGACTAGTTATAAAGAATTAGTACTAAGAAAATCAGAATCATTAAGCTTTGGATTAAATCTATATTTTGAAGACGGATTTAATTTAATTATTCATAATCAGGATTATCCAATTGATAAAACTGAATATTTATTTGAAAATACAATACCTCAGGATTTAAAAGAAAAGTAAAAACGTGTGCTAACATTGCATATGCTCGACCACAGGTGCAGTGGGAGCCGATAGTTTAGAGCTTTTAGCTGTCTTCAGTTCTAGCGAATACTTTTCTGCTTTGAAAACCGGTGGCCAAGCATATGCTTAACGTTGGTGGCAAGCAATGTAGTCCGTAAACTAACAGACAATATTTGACGAAAATGAATATTTTTCAAATTATAGCTCGGGCAATTATTAAGAAATCATTTCACTTGTCAGTTTGGGCAATTGAACAGTTTCACGACATTGCTGTATATGAACAGAAAGCAAAAAAACTACAAGAACTTCCAGATGGAACGCTTGGAAAAGATATTGCAAACTGTTTAGAAAAAAATAATTTAAGACTTGTCCCAAACTTTGAAAGCCACGACCTAA is from Sporocytophaga myxococcoides and encodes:
- a CDS encoding VOC family protein, giving the protein MEMHNVGIVVESLDNAIEFFTEIGLILEGRMMVEGEWAGRVTGLGDQSVEVAMMVTPDGHSRLELSQFLRPQTIADHRTNPVNSLGYLRVMFRVDNLDELLGRLEKHGGKVVDEVVQFGDVYRLCYIRGVEGLLIGLAEQLGNTKATDILEDNE